A window from Staphylococcus succinus encodes these proteins:
- a CDS encoding molybdenum cofactor biosynthesis protein MoaE: MKQFEIVSEPIQTEQYREYVLNAHQGAVVIFTGHVREWTKGIKTESLEYEAYIPMAEKMLAQIGNEISVKWPGTYSAIVHRIGPLKISDIAVLISVSSPHRKDAYEANEYAIERIKEIVPIWKKEIWEDGAQWQGHQHGSYEDAIEGGQS; this comes from the coding sequence ATGAAGCAATTCGAAATTGTAAGTGAACCTATCCAAACAGAGCAGTATAGAGAATACGTGCTTAATGCGCACCAAGGCGCAGTAGTCATTTTCACTGGTCATGTAAGAGAATGGACTAAAGGGATTAAAACAGAATCTTTAGAATATGAAGCTTATATTCCAATGGCTGAAAAGATGTTAGCACAAATCGGAAATGAGATATCAGTGAAATGGCCAGGCACCTACTCGGCAATTGTTCACAGAATTGGTCCATTAAAAATTTCAGATATCGCAGTTTTAATCAGTGTTTCTTCCCCACATAGAAAAGATGCATATGAAGCAAATGAGTATGCGATTGAACGTATAAAAGAAATTGTCCCTATATGGAAAAAAGAAATATGGGAAGATGGTGCGCAATGGCAAGGGCACCAACATGGAAGTTATGAAGATGCAATTGAAGGAGGTCAATCATGA
- the mobB gene encoding molybdopterin-guanine dinucleotide biosynthesis protein B, producing MILQIVGYKNTGKTTLMMHTVQFLKSQGFNIATIKHHGHDMDDITLQGDDVDHMKHFQAGADQSIVQGTSYQQSVTRKYRQSLDEIINESVTIETNFILVEGFKEANFDKVLVYRDKSELNVLEHLTNIQYRINLDEVDALPKYEQWLLSFFNIEGMN from the coding sequence ATGATTTTACAAATTGTAGGTTATAAAAACACAGGTAAAACAACGCTAATGATGCACACAGTTCAATTTTTAAAGTCACAAGGCTTTAATATAGCAACAATTAAACATCATGGACATGATATGGATGATATTACGCTACAAGGCGATGATGTCGATCATATGAAACACTTTCAAGCTGGTGCGGATCAAAGTATTGTTCAAGGAACAAGTTATCAACAATCGGTTACAAGAAAATACAGACAATCTCTAGATGAAATCATCAATGAATCTGTTACAATAGAAACAAACTTTATATTAGTAGAAGGCTTTAAAGAAGCGAATTTTGATAAAGTGTTAGTTTATAGAGACAAAAGTGAGTTAAATGTATTAGAGCATCTTACAAATATACAATATCGTATTAATTTAGACGAAGTGGATGCATTACCTAAGTATGAGCAATGGTTATTATCTTTTTTTAATATAGAAGGAATGAACTAA
- the glp gene encoding gephyrin-like molybdotransferase Glp, producing the protein MTVEKRNPISVSSAIERVVSQNIVMTQTTVALHESINHILAEDIVATYDIPRFNKSPYDGFAIRSQDTVGANGDHRIKFNVIDHIGAGSVSKKTVGEFEAVRIMTGAAIPEGADAVVMLEQTVESNQSFTLRKPFEANENISLKGEETRTGDIVLQKGQQINPGAIAVLATYGYGEVPVFKKPTIAVIATGSELLDVTDNLQAGKIRNSNGPMIVALAQKLDLKVESYKIQQDDLKSSIQAVKEAMSCHDIVITTGGVSVGDFDYLPEIYAAIEAEVLFNKIAMRPGSVTTVAVADGKYLFGLSGNPSACFTGFELYVKPAVQHMMGAKAIYPQVVRATLMEDFKKPNPFTRFIRARATFNGKEMTVVPSGFNKSGAVVAIAHSNVMIMLPGGTRGYKKGYTVNVLLTESQSYEMEWQL; encoded by the coding sequence ATGACAGTTGAAAAGAGAAATCCAATTTCTGTTAGTAGTGCTATTGAACGTGTTGTTAGTCAAAATATCGTTATGACACAAACAACGGTCGCATTACATGAAAGTATAAATCATATATTAGCTGAAGACATTGTAGCTACTTATGATATTCCTCGGTTTAATAAATCCCCATATGATGGTTTTGCGATTAGAAGCCAAGATACGGTAGGTGCAAATGGTGATCATAGAATAAAATTTAATGTGATTGATCATATTGGTGCGGGTTCTGTTTCCAAAAAAACTGTCGGTGAATTTGAAGCGGTCAGAATTATGACAGGGGCAGCTATACCTGAAGGGGCAGATGCAGTTGTAATGTTAGAACAAACTGTTGAAAGTAATCAAAGTTTTACGTTGCGCAAACCATTTGAAGCCAATGAAAATATATCGCTAAAAGGTGAAGAAACGCGGACAGGTGATATTGTATTGCAAAAAGGACAACAAATAAATCCAGGAGCTATTGCAGTACTGGCGACATATGGTTATGGAGAAGTTCCTGTTTTTAAAAAGCCTACTATTGCAGTAATAGCAACAGGTAGTGAGTTGCTAGATGTTACAGATAATTTACAGGCTGGTAAAATTAGAAATTCAAATGGTCCTATGATTGTTGCGTTAGCTCAAAAGTTAGATTTAAAGGTAGAATCTTATAAAATACAACAAGACGATCTCAAAAGTAGTATACAAGCTGTCAAAGAAGCTATGAGCTGTCATGATATTGTTATTACAACAGGTGGTGTATCTGTTGGTGATTTTGATTACTTGCCTGAGATATATGCAGCAATAGAAGCTGAAGTATTATTTAATAAAATTGCAATGAGACCTGGGAGTGTCACTACAGTAGCAGTTGCAGATGGAAAATACTTATTTGGTTTATCTGGAAACCCCTCAGCATGCTTTACTGGTTTCGAGCTATACGTCAAGCCGGCAGTGCAACATATGATGGGGGCTAAGGCGATATACCCACAAGTAGTACGAGCTACATTAATGGAAGACTTTAAAAAGCCTAACCCCTTTACGCGATTTATTCGCGCACGTGCAACCTTTAATGGTAAAGAAATGACTGTAGTGCCTTCAGGCTTTAACAAATCAGGCGCGGTAGTAGCTATAGCACATAGCAATGTAATGATCATGTTACCGGGGGGAACAAGAGGCTATAAAAAGGGTTATACAGTGAATGTATTATTGACTGAATCACAAAGTTATGAAATGGAATGGCAACTATGA
- the mobA gene encoding molybdenum cofactor guanylyltransferase MobA, which yields MKAIILAGGQSERFGEPKAFAQIESQTFYKRIIDVLEATNMFNQIVISTNEQLASHFDYPNIVIDDDQNKDKGPLAGIRSVMRQYKDEELFFVISVDTPMITQKAISKLYQFMIEHLIEDQLDIAGFKDNGRPIPTLAFYSPHALQYIDEALASDDYSLKNVYTKVESDWLDVQAIESTSYWYKNINYQQDLNDLKQVMMNR from the coding sequence ATGAAAGCTATTATACTTGCCGGAGGACAATCTGAGAGATTCGGTGAACCCAAGGCTTTTGCACAGATTGAGTCGCAAACGTTTTATAAGAGAATTATTGATGTGTTAGAAGCCACAAATATGTTTAATCAAATTGTTATAAGTACAAATGAACAATTAGCGAGTCATTTTGATTATCCTAATATAGTTATAGATGACGACCAAAATAAAGATAAAGGACCATTGGCAGGTATTCGCTCAGTTATGCGTCAATATAAGGATGAAGAATTATTTTTTGTGATATCTGTGGATACCCCAATGATTACACAAAAGGCAATTAGTAAATTATACCAATTTATGATTGAACACCTTATAGAGGATCAATTAGATATCGCGGGTTTTAAAGACAATGGAAGACCCATTCCTACACTAGCTTTTTATAGTCCACATGCTTTGCAATATATAGATGAAGCCTTAGCTTCAGACGATTATAGTTTAAAGAATGTATATACAAAAGTTGAAAGTGATTGGCTAGATGTTCAAGCAATTGAATCAACATCATATTGGTACAAAAACATTAACTATCAACAAGATTTGAACGATTTAAAGCAAGTTATGATGAATAGATAA
- the moaD gene encoding molybdopterin converting factor subunit 1, which translates to MKVLYFAEIKEILEKDTEDINLNYDITVEDFIIDLFKRYPSISDKKFQVAVNEEFVKNDDIVRPNDIIALIPPVSGG; encoded by the coding sequence ATGAAAGTACTTTATTTTGCAGAAATTAAAGAAATATTAGAGAAAGATACGGAAGATATAAATTTAAACTATGATATCACTGTGGAAGATTTTATAATTGATCTATTTAAACGTTATCCTAGTATCAGTGATAAAAAATTTCAAGTCGCAGTAAATGAAGAATTTGTAAAAAATGACGATATTGTTCGACCTAATGACATTATTGCATTGATTCCACCAGTTAGCGGAGGTTAA